The genomic window AACtctcatcaaaatcggtccacttttatcaataatatcGGCACGATAAGCTAATAGACACTCGAAATAAACACATCAatcaataaactttaaaacttttaattgtcAAATTTCAATCTTACTTAACCTTAGATAACATTACGTTTAGCTGTAAGTAACGTTttgttatacaatttttaacaaataaacgGCTAGATTAATGTtttgaataatacatttttctgTTTTGCGTTTTGTTATACCACGCTTTACGTTACGTCCCACAGAAACAGGATAAAAAGTATCCTATGTCCGTCTTCTGGTTCTAAGCTATTCTACCTCCCAAGCATTTTTCAGACATATCGGTTTTGCTTTTCTCGAGAGATAAAAAGTATTCTATGTTCGTCTCCTGGTTCTAAGCTACCTTGACCTTCAGCCATTCTtgagttataaataaagttattattttaacactactctatttaacatatataaattttgcaAGTAAACATATTCTTAACAATCATGTGATAGTAATACTGACAGCTGACAATAGACTATATATGCATTGGCTAATGCCTAATGGCAACATTGCAAGCCAACAGGGCACGTTCGATCGATGGTTAGATgtcaataaattgaaaaaatattttttcatttaggtatatttatgtataacacttaaatttttattataaacgatATAACAGAAAAGACGTCTAAAGGAAACGTCGATTTCGTAGTCAAACTGTTCGAAGCAAGTATTGATATGGTGAAAGtgaatgtttataattttattctatgCTAGTGACGAAGCTGTTTGTGGTGCTAGTAACATATGTGAAGGGGCTCGATTGTAAATGTTACGTAAGAGGCGATAACACGGAATGTCGTGGATGAATCGGGCTCAAAGCGGCGCGCCCCAGGCGCCGCGGCCGGGGCCCGATCAGACACCGTATAATACCAATCAGGTGAGCTGAGCTGCACAGGTTATGTCAACGGAGACGTAAACAATGACGTGGATAATAAGATAATGTTTTCATATTATGTAGAAacggaataattaaaaaaaaccatgtAATTAGAACTGTAAGACAATAATATTCTTGAATTAcctaacaattaaatttctacCTTTTCTTTTACAGGCATATGGTGCTCAGCCAAATATATACCAAAACTTTCAATCTGGACAGAATACACAACAACAAAGTATGTACCCAGTGCAGCAtgaacaacaacaacaaccaCAATTTGATCAGCAATATGGACAAGTTTATTCACAGTCTAGCTATGGCAACAATTCTAATGAGTTTTATCAACAACCACCTCAATTTAATCAAAACTACCCTAACCAAAATTATGACAATATGCAACAGGGATATCAGCCAAACTTTTACCAAAATACTTCAACTCAACAACaggtatttaaacaaaatgtacCTAACAATGATACATGGGAAGACAACTGGGGTTGGGGATGGGATGATGCATCAAAACAAAGTCAAAAGAATGTTAGTCAGGTACCTGTACAAGTCTCTCAGGAACCAGTGTACAATCAAAATGCTAATATTATTGAAGAAAGTTTTTCCTCCAATGACAACTGGAATTGGAGCATGGAAAACAAACCAAAAGAACCTTCCTTAAAATGTGAAGAAAAATGTAGTACACCTGATAAAAACCAAATTAATGCGAATGCACTTCCTTATAGCCAGGGAAATGTTAACACTACTACTTCCTCAAATTCTGAACAAGTGAAAACGTTAAATGATAGGGATGTTGTTAAGGAACAAATGCCTAACTTGATGATGGGTAAGCGATTCAATCTGGAAAACCTAACACCCCAATGGTCTATTGAGTCTCAAATGTCTCAAGATTCTAGTGATGGTCCTTTAACACACTCAGAAGGAACTCACAGTACACATAGAAGTGAAAATCAGTCCAGAAATTCTAACAAAAGTAGCCCAGGGCCAAATATTGACTCcacaacttttaatttttcacagACTGTTCATGAAATGTCTGATCAAGTAAATGAACTTACAAAGTCTATAGAAGACTCGGTTTCCGAGAGTCATAATATGCTTAATGCTAATGTATTAGACAATTCTAATGATTTATCACAATCTATGAGTGAAAtgcatataaataaagtagaGCAATCTGAAGCTGCAAATGAAGAAGGACCTATAACTGAACACTTAGAAAACACAGCGACAGTAACTAATATGTTTGCTTCAAATGTGAACCAGAGACCATCACCGCTTCCATCTCCAGCAACTAATCTCCAACAGACTCCTTTGCAATCTATCCCAAGCTTGCACTCTAGACATTCACCAATGCCTCCTGCTCCCCCTGTCACTGGGTCAAGTCaacaaaatttgaatttgccCCCTCGAAACTCTACAAATACTATAGCAGTTACTAATAATGTGGTGCCTACTCAAACATCTCATCCAGCAACAGGTTGTTTGCCACCACCACCAAACTTTTCATCATCTTCAACTAATCCTTTCAAGCATGCTGGACCATTCTCACACAAGACAATTGGAGTGACACAACATAATTCTTATCCAATGCCACAAGCTATATCTTCCGCTTCTAATTTGGTATCCCCTGCAGCCGTAAGTAAATTAGTACAGGGCAGAATTCCAGATGGTTTTGGAGCGAACTTAGAAACCACACCAGACAACTCAGAAAGACCTGACCAATTACCTCCCTCAACATATAGATCATCTATCACACAAAATATGCCTGACAATTTAGAGGTGGCACCACAGAATGATAGAAATGAATATTTACAAACGGCTCATCTATCTGGAAATGATTTTGGAGAAAACACTGACTTCAGTCGACCCCCACCTCCTGGATCTCGAAGAATGGGGGTAGGTCAACAAGATTTAGAATATAATCAAGACTTGAACATCTCAGGTGAAGAACCACCTCCTGGCCTTGCACGTATGGTCCCTGGCCAGCAAACAGAGTCAGATAATACTTATAATCAGGCTAGTGAGGTTTATATGGATAGGCACATAGATGGTCAACCCACAGATAGCATAAATAGGCCGTATCGAAGGGCTGATGGACAACAGACTCCAGATGAATATGTACAACCTTCACAGAATAGAGGAAGTGACAGAAGACTAGTTGGTTTGGATAGAATGGTGCCTGGAGAGCCAAGTAATGATGACTATTCACAATTTCAGAATACTAACTATAGCGGAACTAATGAACAACGTGTTGTCACCGGTGTTGACAATAGCTTCCCAATAACTACTGAAGTTGGTTTATCAGAAGTTCGTGAACAGAATGTAGATGGCTCAGACTACACTGAGCAGAATTTGACTAGTACTTCTCGTAATGTAATAGGTGCCCGCGAAACAAGCAATGTTACCACGCCCGAGTATAATCTAACTGTGGATGATCAGCAGAGGGAAATAACTATGGAAGGAGAGAATTTACAAGATCTCAGTATGGTGTCCTCTGCTGATTTATCATTCCGAGAGCATACCTTTGACACTACTAACATTAATATTGGCTCTAACATGGAAAGTAATGATGCTGGCCTTGAATATATAGGTAATAATTCCCGGAAACAATCCCTTAATCGGTCTTCTGGTGACTCTGGTGAATCTGAAGGTGACAGAGGTTACAAAGCTTCTCCGCGGAAAGATCGTGAAAAGCACAAACCATCAAGAGATCGTGACAAAGATTTAAAGTACCCTAGAGATGATCGAAAATACGAACGAGGCTCCGAACGACGGCCTCATCCCGAAGACAGACGCCCAGAAAGGGAACGAAGAGACAAGGAAAAGGATAAAGAACGAGCCCGGAGGGATAGAGATGATAGCCCTGAGTCCCGAAGGCACCGTCGTAGCGTTCGTAGTCGACGTTACGAGACAGAAGATACTGACTATTATAGTGACAAGGAGAGAGATCGCAGGTGAGATAACGCttaaattttttctgtttgttttgccactttatttttgtaaaagaatgGATTGCTCTATTTACTGTTTTAATCTTACAGGCGCCACCGTGAAGGTTCATATTCATCAAAACTGCCTCGTCCTGAAGAAAAGGATAGGCGATATGACGATCGACGACGCCACAATACAATAGAGCGAGAGCGGCGACACGACGACGAGCGCGAAAGACGGCGGCCAAAGGATCGCTACGAACGACGCTATAGGGAAATTGACCCTACACGCCGCCACCCGCGACGACCAGATGAAGATAGAAGACGAGGTTAGTACTTCTCTCAACAATATCCACTTCTCTATCTGTAAagtataaactataaataatttttagattttaatatctcATAGTACTGTGAATATAtgcttgttttatttttcaaaaggCATCTAGGGAACGAAGCATATGTTTACCCAGCAACAGTTGTGTATTCAAAGAATGTTACTCTGTGTAACTTTTGGGTATGTGAATCAAGCGATCTTCATCGTTagtcactttttttttaatataaatttcccAATATCCCCGACTCTTGTGGTGCGGgaccttattttatacatatattttgtacaaacatatacatacatacatacattaagaaatttcctaatatatatatatatccatacataaaaatgttaGTCACATGTTAGCTTATTTGAGAGACGCGTTTATGTTTCAGTTGTGACATTTTCGAGCGATGCTAAATCGGAGTCAAGTAAAGGTAGTGCAGAGTGCTCGCTTCTCACCGCTCCACACATTTTTCGgcaatatttctttaatcaaTATCAgatcattatattttcatttcaattGATATTTCCATTGCATATTGAATTTCGCTTTATCGCCGAAGTTGCTTTAATTTCTTCGTCTCACAGATCATCAGCCGtggttttgttaattaaaattgttgatATAAAGATCTGTATGACACGCTTTTTGTCTAATGAAATAGGTCTGACCTTTGCTGTTCAGCGTGGTTTCACTCCATATAATGAAAGGAGTATTTAATAGTATAGTGTTTAATAGTTTAGGTTGATTTATCAcaatcttaaaaaataaattgatataaCTATACTATTCAAAGCATGAAATCGTGATAGTGAATTGACCTTGTTTTCATATTCTAGAATCTTGACTAAACTAGCATTAATAAAACCATTTGCATACCTATATTGCATAATGCCTATACATCAACAAGTTTCTATGCATGAAATTACAAAACCAAGCGTAACGGGTTTATTGAATGCTgactaaaacttaaaattggTTATGCCCAGCAAATATCACGAAATCAGATTTCTGCATATTTATGGCTTCCTTTGTTAAACTTACAACAAGCAATGTATCAGTAACGGAATTTCTGTTACGTTCTTATTTTAGTGGTTTTGACACAATAATTGATTGTgcaactaattaaatttatttttaacaacgTGATATTACTATTAAAAGATTTCAGACATTGTTAtgattaaaagtaatttacgtAATCGTTTGTGATAATGACTGCAGCTGAGAAGCTCAgggcaaataaaatattaattcttcatTTAGCGACGAAGATCATTGACGTAATCCTTTACATTACAACATTTTCCATATCTAAGCAGGAGGAGATACGTACTCGTCAGGTTCTCGTGCCGGGTCCCGTGAAGCCACTGCAACAGATGAAGATCCAGACGAGCCCAGGAGAAGGCCTCGCGATGAGCGAAGGCGGCATAGGACCAGACCGGATCCACCATATGACGGTTAGTATGCGAGGGTGATACAGGATTCTACtgatttatctttatatatataattcttctgtgagtgtgtcactgaacttctttcaaacgactggaccgattttgatgaaattttttgtgtgtgttcaaggggatctgggaatggtttagattcacaaatcagtccgccagatggcgctgcagtcggtactttcatactttgctttactaattgcttaaaatatcatgcaggacaacgtctgtcgggtccactagtaaaattatataacttcTAAACTACATAAAGATtttgtgtattattatttaatgctttattaaaatctcaTTGGGAACTGCAATCTCCTATCTGATAATGCATAATTTCTTTTATCATGTGTTTATGCGTTCACGTTGGAATATACCtgatttaaatgaatgttATAAAAGGGCCATTGATACGTCTTTtagttggaaataaatttgtGAACAAACACACATACGGAATATAGCATACGTTCTAGCCTAATAGGCATCGAAGcccgtaaaaaaatattcaaatatatttgtcaccattttagacaaaataaataatattttatcttgattattgtgtaattaataactattataatagtttcataatattttctatacagAGTACGCGATGAGTGGTTACGGCGGTGATGCGTACGCAGCGCAGTATGAATACTACGAACGCTTGCGACGCACTGACCCCGCCGCTTACATGCGATTGTATCATCAGATTATGGCTGGACATCTTCAACAACATCGCTATCCTGGtacattttatcatttatgtttttttcctAATATTAATCCAAAAGCATTTTCTGTCATAAcgctgaaaattattttatttttttaaagaataaatttttttattatattttattcctcCATTCATACCATTATTGATtactttttgtaattttatcatgaaatttttaaattttatacgtgtataatataatttcaggTTATGAGTTGCGGGGAGAAGAGCGTGGTAGCGTGCACTCGGGCCGGTCCAGTGCGAACGGACTGAAGGGACCCGACGCGTACGTAGACTTGCAATTATCTCTGTATTatgtcaatattaattattcatatgtAATATGCTGGTCTTCTAATACATTTAAGGTAGGCGTAATAGAAATAGAagcgtatatttttatacttacagaattgtataaatatgtacttCATGCGTGAGGACGAAGTACACATACATATAAGTTACTAGCTGGTCCCTGCGACTTCGTCTGCGCAGGATTAGTATTTCGAGTAGCTTATATTAGCGTGGCGTAGGCGTAggcgaaaaaaaaactactaaagatattgactatttaagataaaaatttccatcatacattacatatgtgtaactctaccggttttggcagcgcacgccagaatatctcgcagatggtagattttttcgtacttacttgatattttggacgaccacacaatatctttataaattgtagcctatgtcttattctgatgtataagctatgttatagtaaagttttattaaaatccattcagtagtttttacgtgaaaaagtaacaaacatccatccatccatacttacaaacgttcgcgtttataatattagtaggatgttataaaagttttttcaaatttcatCGCTTCTAAGGCTTCAGTTCATTAGTTAATCCCGTACgtaatgattttgacttttagtaaaaaaaaaacaattgtatcGTGTTGGAATCATTTGTTGGCATAGTTGAAATAGCGGCTAACCTCAAATAGGCTATCGGCTTAAAAACAAGagagtttaaaaaaaccacaatggtttttgttatgtgtaatataaacataacaaaaaccATTGTCAAAAGGTATATACAGCTTTAATTACATATGCATATAACTAATAGGTATGGAAGACAGCTTTTTCATAACCACAGCCTAACAAAAGCATTCACATATTTTAAGCAAATTaagtttcatataaatatttataactatactGTATCGATGGATTATATAAGATTTTGCTGCTtcatacattacaattatataggtatatggCTCAATCGTAGAATGATGATGTGGCCAACCATTTCACCGAGTATATCATgctatagaaatttaaaaaatcttatgcCCTCAAAGAAAGTTTAGCCATTAACAGCTAGTATCATCATCACTCACAGGTTTTGGAGCTAGaattataaagtttaacagcttgtatatttttttaattagaaatggTAAATCAAGCTGGTCTTAGTCAAAATAGAAATTTgattataaattgttattttcgGCCCCTATTTTTTTAGAGTCAATTCATAAATGACTTATTCTTGAAATTGTGGGCCATGTCACAAAATCTACGATTCCACGACATATTTATCGCATTAATTAATCAGAAAGTCAATCAAAATTGGGTGTGTTATATAATGTATTGCAGAATTCACAAACCATCAACATGCTTTACATCATGCACGGGAATCTATAGTTTACAAAGCCTAGATTCGAATTTCGAACACTAATTTGTCTGTAAAATATGAATAGACAAAAGTGTTTGATGTTGCACTGTGTGGCATGGTTTGTGCGTGCgagtgtatgtgtgtgtgtaggTACTACGGGGGGCTGCTGCGAGCGCCGCCAACATTCCGCACTGATGTGTCCGACAGGTATACCAACATCTTGCATGCTTGTTCATGAATCATTGCACACAAAATACTTAAATCTAGAAATATTCAGATatctgtttttatatattgtatgacGTGATTCTAATGAATTTTCACTATGGTTTGAATTCGTTCGAagctaattttgtttaattttaaaaaatctatactaACTTGCTTGTCTTCTATATGTATTTCagtattttaacaattacGAGCTTTCCATCGTATTTCACTTGCGTGTATCACTTTATCAATTAAACGACATTATACCTGTTTTAAcacgtatttaaaatttgctcATATGTATAGTGTAGGTCAATGGTGTTTTGTGTACGTTTTATCTTCATTAGTAAGTCTGTAATCTTGTATGAGGTATTATGACAACATTGATACTgactttattatttcttttctaACGAGATATAATAAGATGGTCGGTCTTCGAGCCTTTGAAATAATTACTcgctaattattatttaactaataacGGAGTCTTTGTTTGTAATCTGTGGTGCTGTATTTCGAGCTTTAAGTGTTACCAAGGAGTTCCTCATTAACCTATATTAACGTAAATAATGTGTTTATTAGAGAGGTGACGACAGACGCGTCCCTTAATCTGCAACTGGAAGACTCCACGGTGCGCTCCGAACGAATGACGCCCTTTAAATACTCCACAGCACATATCAAGGTATGAATATTTTTCTGTTTAAATGtgttactttaataatagttttatactACAGTTAAATGTCCTACTATATATGTTCGCCTTCAAtggtttttgttttgatataaattaaaaacatttatattctaTTACTTTCCCTCCTAACATCTAATGTCcggaaatagttttaaaaaaaatctgcatttatgtcataatatttttagcttTTTGATGGCTAGATTAAGGAAACAGAGGGGCACACCAGTTGGAATGAACAGTGTTCATAAGTAATATAATGAtgaatgtattttaatgtatcTAGTATCTGgaaaaaaggcttttattattattctaagattaatacatacaattaGACAGGCACTCTTTTTTATACCAGTTTCAAATAAAAGGTAAGGAAACAACAACAAAGACATCAAAGGGGGGaagctagttaaaaacaaaatatgtacataaacttattaaatccttatattattattcataatgaAAGaacaaaatacattataatacagTAAAGGATAAGCAAAAGGCAGGAGATTTTAGTTGGAAATGATACATGTAGTAATTGTAAGGAATTCAAAAAGAAGGTGCGGTCATATTGGGAACAAGAAACGAGGGatgtcaaaaatcatttattcatataggtaataacacaatgtacacttatgaacgtcaaaaaagaatgATGGCTCTCTTTCGCACTGACTCtactacattttatattactatgtGTATAGGGGACCCTATCCGCTGGGACTCTCGTGGTGGTACGTGCGACGTGGCCGGCAGATGGGCGTCCAGCACCGGTGCGATTATTACCACTCACTGCTTTACTGGCAGCTGACCCCATGGCCCAGGAATTAGCTGCACTGCCTGGACCACTCGTTAGAGGTAATTATCGGTTTAGGGAAATCTGTGCTATGATCAGATAACTCACTAAAATCTCGAAAATCCTcccgatttttttatttattctcttTATCAATAGTTGCTGCCGGAATTACAATTTCATTTATGCAATTGCAATGGATTTCGATTTGACAAActgtaaaaacattttatacttCTTCCTGCGAAGACAATTTTTACTacttaaaatctaaattagaagaaattcaatatttacGTTTGTTTCAGGTGTGACTCACAAGAAGACCGTGATAGAGTATTGCATGACCCGGGTACGAGATGCCCCTCGGTGTGAGGCGGCGCGTCGTGACGTCACAGGGTACACACTTGTTTGGGAACTGCTTGCTCTACTACTGAGACAGAATGGGGTCAGTTACTTAATGTTCTTACTTGTCGTTCCTTTATTGCTTGATTTGTCATAATCTAATTATACATTTCTAGCTAATATTTTCATGTTCTTTATATGTTAAGAATTATATACAGCCATTgaatgtttaaaatgtattattttttatttttgtattaaaaaatagttatatatcTAGGTGGTGATGGGATCGGACGTAGCAGAGCTCTTGATGAATAACGCTAAAGAGTATGAGTACCGAGTGCCCTCACTTACACCACCCTCAGgtactgtatatatattataaagggGAAAAATTTGTGACggataaactcaaaaaaaatttcactgttacaatgcaatatttattttctaaatcaaAAATGTTCACCAGTGTGAAGCCTGAAGCGGCTAGTTTACTATAtcttatatctatctatatatctctaaatatttattaccgtCTTAGTAGTAAATTTCCTAGGTTTCCTGTAGGAATTTGTTTCGGGTTAGAATGAACTGAGAGATTATCTATAGCCTTAAAATGATCAAAGTACTAAAATATTGTCTAATCCAAAACTTATTAGGAGGGTTTGGGATTGCGAAGAATGtagaagtttttaaatattatttattttttagttattatatacatggttcaactttgttttaatgaaaaaattctattgattataaatatttacatagaaaataaatcgttttaatagaataattttttgtcTCTTATCATCACACGGTAACACAATACGATAGTAAAGGACGAAAGAGTACTTTAAGAGCGAAAGGGGAATTTCTAGTagggatttttaaaattattatttgctaCACAAAACTTCTATatcattgtaatattttatgattgatgtatGAACAGAACGCGTCGCGTCTTCGGCAAGCCTTAACTGTGAAGAAGAAGCGGCTGACGTTCAAATTACACCACCTCTGCCAAGTAAGTAGTGTTTTATTAtcgaaaataaatgttagttttaaattgtactatattCTATATAGAATTCtaacatttcataagtgttgctactaaaaaagttctccaccgaaaaaggacaaatttgacccaaTTAAAggcattaaaaagtaaaatgcgacgtattttttatgttctatCTAGAAAAcgataaatctaaatatttactaagtCAAGTgttctaatacaaaaataacaaacatttcaaTGTATCGAATTacctttaattactttattttattctttagctggcatcactgcctactaattccagatttagtaaacctttaaaaaaatgttatctttatttttgagtttttgaatgTTAGTGAAgaaaaggaatttaattatcactcgccgtaaaaccacttttaataTGGACCACCGCTCTTAATAAAACGGATACtttcactaacaaataaaatgtatgaaaagacTCAGATGTTCGaatcgtattgaaattgaaaaatgtgcctgGCCAAAAGGTTTGTCATCTCTGACTcgtcaaaaaatgatagctgtcagaattctacggcattaaaaatcagagtataagTAACGATTGACATATGTCAATTAATAgacgtatataataatagattagTAGATTGTAGTAGCAGatacaaacatttaatattaaatgtttttttatagtagcTCCAGCAGAAACAGAGGTGGTGGACGAAAAAGAGGCAACAGAAAAGCTTAGAGAGCTACTCATCTATGGCAGTCAGCAGGAAGCACttggtaaatattaattaattacaattaatagatataatatactGAAAAGTGCAGAttcaaaaaagtattaaaattccCTAATTTCACCACATTTAATTTActacacatatttttatgttacatttcAGTTTGAAGTATTCAATGTCATCGACAGTAGTTTTTGTATCTTTTTGATATGACTTACAAAATATTGGGTGCTTGATAGGTATTGACTTAAATTAAGTCTAGAGATTAATTAGACACATAGATTAACAAAATGTatcttataaatacaattagaaatgtaattaaattcagGTACACGTTCCTGATTTTCTCTCAGCGCGTTCAGCAGAATAAAAACGACTCATATTACATACACTTTGTTTACAGCCTGTGTTACTtaagttttttgaagttatacttctttaggcgcgttatgaaaaatttatgagagtgaaattttacgatgcgagcgcaccgtgacacaaaattaacagaattaagTTAGTAGCGCATGTTGGCACGCactttgagtttctacatttaaaacacgtgtaTTCATTATataagtgcgaattttatatgtgcgaattttatatgtgcgtctgaattataatcagaagtgatttaaattgaatatttatcaatctatttaatattagaaaattataattaatattatattaataaatatttatttatttaatttttcaaatgtaaactgaactttatttactataatgactccttttccagtctttgattatttaattgtaattaattatttgcatgcaatcaaaaactattcttaataatgccaaagaagtataacttcttacgcgcgtacataagtacacgcacccttttttttaatagtgagATAAACTTACAACAATATTGTGTTACCAGAATGGGCGATGAATAACGGGCTATGGGCACACGCCCTCACCTTAGCAGCGGGATGCGAACGCCGAACACGTGGTGCCGTATCTGCGCGATTCGTGGGAGCTCTGTCTGCCACCGACCCCTTGCATACGCTTTACGCTGCAAGGGCACAGCGCACGCCACCTGCTGCCACCGTATGTAAACTTTCTTAAACTGACTATGAAGTTTCGGCATATATAGTTTGTAGAAAAACGAATTAGAGTTCCCAGAGTTATAGGGAATCTAAAACGAAGTTTTCTGACTTAATACAGAGTTGTTTAAAGAATTGATGAAGAGTGTCAAAAGAAttgtatt from Pieris napi chromosome 3, ilPieNapi1.2, whole genome shotgun sequence includes these protein-coding regions:
- the LOC125048476 gene encoding uncharacterized protein LOC125048476 isoform X6: MSWMNRAQSGAPQAPRPGPDQTPYNTNQAYGAQPNIYQNFQSGQNTQQQSMYPVQHEQQQQPQFDQQYGQVYSQSSYGNNSNEFYQQPPQFNQNYPNQNYDNMQQGYQPNFYQNTSTQQQVFKQNVPNNDTWEDNWGWGWDDASKQSQKNVSQVPVQVSQEPVYNQNANIIEESFSSNDNWNWSMENKPKEPSLKCEEKCSTPDKNQINANALPYSQGNVNTTTSSNSEQVKTLNDRDVVKEQMPNLMMGKRFNLENLTPQWSIESQMSQDSSDGPLTHSEGTHSTHRSENQSRNSNKSSPGPNIDSTTFNFSQTVHEMSDQVNELTKSIEDSVSESHNMLNANVLDNSNDLSQSMSEMHINKVEQSEAANEEGPITEHLENTATVTNMFASNVNQRPSPLPSPATNLQQTPLQSIPSLHSRHSPMPPAPPVTGSSQQNLNLPPRNSTNTIAVTNNVVPTQTSHPATGCLPPPPNFSSSSTNPFKHAGPFSHKTIGVTQHNSYPMPQAISSASNLVSPAAVSKLVQGRIPDGFGANLETTPDNSERPDQLPPSTYRSSITQNMPDNLEVAPQNDRNEYLQTAHLSGNDFGENTDFSRPPPPGSRRMGVGQQDLEYNQDLNISGEEPPPGLARMVPGQQTESDNTYNQASEVYMDRHIDGQPTDSINRPYRRADGQQTPDEYVQPSQNRGSDRRLVGLDRMVPGEPSNDDYSQFQNTNYSGTNEQRVVTGVDNSFPITTEVGLSEVREQNVDGSDYTEQNLTSTSRNVIGARETSNVTTPEYNLTVDDQQREITMEGENLQDLSMVSSADLSFREHTFDTTNINIGSNMESNDAGLEYIGNNSRKQSLNRSSGDSGESEGDRGYKASPRKDREKHKPSRDRDKDLKYPRDDRKYERGSERRPHPEDRRPERERRDKEKDKERARRDRDDSPESRRHRRSVRSRRYETEDTDYYSDKERDRRRHREGSYSSKLPRPEEKDRRYDDRRRHNTIERERRHDDERERRRPKDRYERRYREIDPTRRHPRRPDEDRRRGGDTYSSGSRAGSREATATDEDPDEPRRRPRDERRRHRTRPDPPYDEYAMSGYGGDAYAAQYEYYERLRRTDPAAYMRLYHQIMAGHLQQHRYPGYELRGEERGSVHSGRSSANGLKGPDAYYGGLLRAPPTFRTDVSDREVTTDASLNLQLEDSTVRSERMTPFKYSTAHIKGTLSAGTLVVVRATWPADGRPAPVRLLPLTALLAADPMAQELAALPGPLVRGVTHKKTVIEYCMTRVRDAPRCEAARRDVTGYTLVWELLALLLRQNGVVMGSDVAELLMNNAKEYEYRVPSLTPPSERVASSASLNCEEEAADVQITPPLPIAPAETEVVDEKEATEKLRELLIYGSQQEALEWAMNNGLWAHALTLAAGCERRTRGAVSARFVGALSATDPLHTLYAARAQRTPPAATCVGDVRWGDWRPHVAILLANPSTKQEQDQRTVTQFGDSLAARGLLYSAQFCYLTAGMPFAPHPLAPYATPTPATPIAPRLSLLLADGKANNLSHFATNQAIFATEIYEYAVSLSQDYIIDNLQVYKFLLATRLAECGFVERALRYTEAVGRAALARPQSQPPALLTAVTHLADRLKYHDPAEAAGEDVADTGEGSGEGSGEPSPRHNHWIQDVRDMAHAAVIASAEASQQNTPQHQPIADPYSQQNWADQTIQPQNYPEVQQQDPQPDYPPPAQYYQPPATAATSAPAPAPTENEYAYTATDDITYGGNETDYTYGGEWTRDDPYWQGDSQYQYGEQDQNGVTDQPAPTITMPGASRPVPFNNYENDRPPSADQTDRETDTPKPVKPDSKGDKEDNKGDNKKGGWLGGILTKLSLRGPNQMILPDDKNPTIVWDAATKRWVNRDSPDDEPSAPPPPPRMAPPQPVTSTPHQSPGGIPPGASALAPGIPSAAGGNLLRMQRGRNIKKSYVDVFNPAGAPPPAALPPPDLPPAPPAATPQYFVPAPLQQSGIYDPNAMEPERSAI